The genomic window GTCTTGTCCCAAGCCGGCGGGTGGCGCACACCCGGCGGGCCGATGGTGGTTGGCGCAGGCGTCGATCGGGTGCGGATGCTGCAGGCGCACGTGCCGGCACCGGACACGGAGGAACGCGGTCGATTGGCGGGGATATCGCGCAACACGCTCAGGCTGATGGACGAATCGGTGGAGGACGGCGTGAGGGTCGTGGATCCTTCTGGCGATgaacccgcgacgacgtcgcgttACGGCGAAGCCGAGTTGACGCAGCTGTTGTGCAGCGTCAATTGCAACGCCCACACGCTCTACGCGAACGACCGTTCATCTCTCGTGCCGGTTGGAATCGCAGTGTACTTACAGGGCTCCGCCTTCAACCACTCGTGCGTTCCGAGCGCCGAGTTCTGCAACGTTGGGACCTCCCTGACGGTGCGCTCGCTGCGGCGAGTGCAGGCGGGTGAGGAAATCACGGTGAGCTACGTCCCCACGACGATGAACTTGAAAGAAAGAAGAAGGTGTCTTG from Micromonas commoda chromosome 11, complete sequence includes these protein-coding regions:
- a CDS encoding predicted protein, whose protein sequence is MVYRNTDPPCCSFCLRFLEKDPPEFRCDGCKLECYCSTACKDEARRLYHSSDGECAAFEAGIEAEAIDFEFGDVPERFLLRVLSQAGGWRTPGGPMVVGAGVDRVRMLQAHVPAPDTEERGRLAGISRNTLRLMDESVEDGVRVVDPSGDEPATTSRYGEAELTQLLCSVNCNAHTLYANDRSSLVPVGIAVYLQGSAFNHSCVPSAEFCNVGTSLTVRSLRRVQAGEEITVSYVPTTMNLKERRRCLEGQYKFVCACARCVAEDVS